The following are encoded in a window of Clarias gariepinus isolate MV-2021 ecotype Netherlands chromosome 8, CGAR_prim_01v2, whole genome shotgun sequence genomic DNA:
- the hs3st1l1 gene encoding heparan sulfate (glucosamine) 3-O-sulfotransferase 1-like1: MAALLGSVFLLVLQTYAAPPEFIQMWPSVPTSGPGYLVNETVTPSLVPPPGTSKHLPHSIIIGVRKGGTRALLEMLDIHPEVAAAATEVHFFDWDENYAKGLEWYRDLMPYSYPHQITIEKTPGYFTSASAPARICAMNSSIKLLLILRDPVERVISDYTQVYFNRLESHKPVHAIEDMLVRNGALNTRYKAIQRSLYDVYMRNWLLHFPLDQIHIVDGDMLIHNPLSELQKVEHFLELPPRIVASNFYFNQTKGFYCIRSDGRERCLHESKGRPHPLVNSTVLEQLRSYFRQHNHNFYQLVGRTFNWG; this comes from the coding sequence ATGGCTGCCTTGCTGGGATCTGTGTTCCTCCTGGTCCTACAGACATATGCTGCCCCTCCAGAGTTTATCCAGATGTGGCCCAGTGTGCCAACCTCAGGCCCTGGATATCTGGTTAATGAGACAGTCACGCCATCCCTGGTGCCCCCACCTGGCACCAGTAAGCACCTCCCTCACAGCATCATTATTGGGGTCCGTAAAGGTGGCACACGTGCTCTTCTGGAAATGCTTGACATTCACCCTGAAGTTGCAGCTGCAGCTACTGAAGTTCACTTCTTTGACTGGGATGAAAACTATGCCAAGGGCCTAGAGTGGTACCGTGACCTCATGCCGTATTCATACCCTCACCAGATCACCATCGAGAAGACGCCAGGCTACTTCACCTCGGCTTCAGCTCCAGCTCGTATTTGTGCCATGAACTCCTCGATTAAGCTCCTGCTCATCTTGAGAGACCCAGTTGAGAGAGTCATCTCAGATTACACGCAGGTGTATTTCAACCGGCTGGAGAGCCACAAGCCTGTGCATGCCATAGAGGACATGCTGGTCCGGAACGGGGCCCTTAACACCCGATACAAGGCCATCCAGCGTAGTCTCTATGATGTGTATATGAGGAACTGGCTCCTGCACTTCCCACTGGACCAGATTCACATTGTGGATGGAGACATGCTGATTCATAACCCCTTGTCAGAGCTGCAGAAGGTGGAGCATTTCCTGGAGCTGCCGCCACGGATAGTGGCTTCCAACTTCTACTTCAACCAGACCAAGGGCTTCTACTGCATCCGCAGCGATGGCAGAGAAAGGTGCCTGCATGAGTCCAAAGGGCGACCCCACCCTCTTGTGAACAGCACTGTCCTGGAGCAGCTTCGCTCCTACTTCCGCCAGCACAACCACAATTTCTACCAGCTGGTTGGACGCACTTTTAACTGGGGCTAG